A window of Salmo trutta chromosome 5, fSalTru1.1, whole genome shotgun sequence contains these coding sequences:
- the LOC115193383 gene encoding G-protein coupled receptor 26-like encodes MHIADMAVSVFVVVIIAVSFLSNVVVLICFLYNQEIRKQVPGLFILNLTVCNLLLTVSNMPLTLVGLINKGNTGGSGFCQTVGFLDTFLTTNSMLSMGALSIDRWVAVVFPLSYHSRVRHRDAVIGLGYTWMHSLSFSTVATCSSWVGYHHLYASCTLCNARASGSRTQFIIYTVVLHSLTFLLTLIVLCVTYLKVLKVARFHCKRIDVITMQTLLLLVDIHPSVRQRCLDEQRQRRQRATKKIITFIGTFVVCFAPYVITRIFELFTLGQINPHWGVLSKCLAYSKAACDPFVYSLLRNQYRKTCSDLTNKILKRSSFNSSARMVENGRANDTNNIKPTH; translated from the exons ATGCACATTGCGGACATGGCGGTCTCTGTGTTTGTAGTAGTGATCATCGCCGTCTCGTTTCTGTCCAACGTGGTGGTACTGATCTGCTTTCTGTACAACCAGGAGATTCGAAAGCAGGTGCCCGGGTTGTTTATCCTCAACCTAACCGTCTGCAACCTGTTGCTCACCGTGTCCAATATGCCTCTAACTCTGGTCGGACTTATCAACAAAGGAAACACTGGAGGCAGCGGGTTCTGTCAAACTGTGGGTTTCCTGGACACTTTTCTCACCACCAACTCAATGCTCAGTATGGGGGCTTTGAGCATCGATCGATGGGTGGCAGTGGTTTTTCCGCTGAGCTACCACTCCAGAGTACGACACCGGGACGCAGTGATAGGGCTTGGATACACGTGGATGCACTCGCTCTCCTTCTCCACGGTGGCCACTTGCTCTTCCTGGGTTGGGTACCATCACCTTTACGCATCATGTACGCTCTGCAATGCGAGAGCAAGCGGCTCCCGGACGCAGTTTATCATCTACACTGTGGTTTTACACTCTCTCACTTTTCTCTTGACCTTAATCGTGTTGTGTGTAACGTACCTGAAAGTGCTGAAAGTTGCGCGGTTTCACTGTAAACGCATCGACGTGATCACTATGCAGACCTTATTGCTGCTTGTGGATATTCACCCGAG TGTGCGCCAGCGATGCCTGGATGAgcagagacagcggaggcagagagccACCAAGAAGATCATCACATTCATTGGAACGTTTGTGGTGTGCTTCGCCCCTTACGTCATCACGAG AATCTTCGAGCTCTTCACGCTAGGACAGATAAACCCTCACTGGGGTGTCTTGTCTAAGTGTTTGGCCTACAGCAAGGCAGCCTGCGACCCTTTTGTCTACTCACTGCTCCGGAACCAGTACAGGAAGACATGCAGCGACCTGACCAACAAGATCCTGAAGAGAAGTTCCTTTAACTCCTCCGCCCGCATGGTGGAGAACGGCAGGGCCAACGACACCAACAACATCAAACCCACCCATTGA